A genome region from Eschrichtius robustus isolate mEscRob2 chromosome 4, mEscRob2.pri, whole genome shotgun sequence includes the following:
- the TKTL2 gene encoding LOW QUALITY PROTEIN: transketolase-like protein 2 (The sequence of the model RefSeq protein was modified relative to this genomic sequence to represent the inferred CDS: inserted 4 bases in 4 codons; deleted 3 bases in 3 codons) produces GKTPTWRTPPPPPPDATTVQVLQDSANRRHTHSIXGHPTSCCSAAEVVSVLFFHAMSYRQTEPEPPNSDRFVPSRGHAAPLLGAAWAEAGGISEPDLLNLRTIRCAPQGHPTPRLSSVDVATGSLGXGLGAACGTAYAGEYWARARYRVFCLLGDGEASQGSGREASASAAHYSLDNLVAVFHVNRLGQSGVPAPKHHADICRRRRGACGWNTRVAVDGQDVEASCHAFCQASRVKSKPAAVVAKTFPGRRIPDVEHAENWHGKPVPKGRADEVIRLXSQIRTNRNLIPPVEGSPPVSVTDIKMTCLPDYKAGDKIATQKAYSLALAELGHADERVIVLGGDPKNSISSEIFKKEHSERLTECFTAEQNXACATRGRTVAFVRTSAAFLSRAFDQIRKGAISQTSISLSSGSHCGVSVGEDGPSQMALEDLDMFQSIPSCTVFYPSDAVSTERSVCLAANPKGMCFVRTSWPETAVIYIPQENFEMGRATVIRHSVNDNVTVIGAGVTLPEALAAADAISQQGISLCVIDPFTIKPLDAATIISSAKATGGRVITVENHYREAGIGEAVCAAVSGEPGIHVHQLAVSGVPKKSGKPSELLDMFGISARHIIAAVKSTLMNSNS; encoded by the exons GGGAAGACGCCAACGTGGCGGAcaccgccacccccacccccggacgCGACCACCGTGCAGGTCTTGCAGGACTCGGCCAACCGCCGGCACACCCATTCCA AGGGCCACCCCACGTCGTGCTGCAGCGCGGCCGAGGTCGTGTCGGTGCTCTTCTTCCACGCGATGAGCTACAGACAGACAGAGCCGGAGCCCCCGAACAGCGACAGGTTCGTCCCCTCCAGGGGCCATGCGGCTCCACTGCTCGGTGCCGCCTGGGCGGAGGCGGGCGGCATCAGTGAACCCGACCTGCTGAACTTGAGGACCATTCGCTGTGCCCCACAGGGACATCCCACCCCCAGACTGTCGTCCGTCGACGTGGCGACAGGATCGCTGG CTGGGTTGGGCGCCGCGTGTGGAACGGCTTACGCTGGCGAGTACTGGGCCAGAGCCCGCTACCGGGTGTTCTGCCTGCTGGGCGACGGCGAGGCCTCGCAGGGCTCTGGCCGGGAAGCTTCGGCCTCTGCTGCCCACTACAGTTTGGATAACCTCGTGGCAGTCTTCCACGTGAACCGCTTGGGACAGAGTGGCGTGCCA GCCCCGAAGCACCACGCAGACATCTGTCGGCGTCGCCGCGGAGCCTGTGGGTGGAACACGCGGGTAGCG GTGGATGGCCAGGACGTGGAGGCCTCGTGCCACGCGTTTTGCCAAGCGTCTCGAGTGAAGAGCAAGCCCGCTGCCGTAGTTGCGAAGACCTTCCCGGGCCGGCGTATTCCAGACGTTGAGCATGCGGAGAACTGGCATGGAAAGCCGGTGCCGAAAGGAAGAGCAGATGAAGTCATCAGAC GGAGTCAGATACGGACCAACAGGAATCTCATACCCCCTGTTGAAGGCTCACCTCCAGTCAGCGTCACAGATATAAAAATGACCTGCCTGCCTGATTATAAAGCGGGTGACAAGATAGCTACTCAGAAAGCATATAGTTTGGCTCTGGCTGAACTGGGCCATGCAGATGAAAGAGTCATTGTCCTGGGTGGTGACCCAAAGAACTCCATCTCTTCTGAGATATTCAAGAAAGAACACTCTGAGCGTCTTACTGAGTGTTTTACTGCAGAACAGA TGGCCTGTGCTACACGTGGTCGAACCGTTGCTTTTGTTAGGACTTCAGCTGCCTTTTTGAGCAGAGCATTTGATCAGATCCGGAAGGGAGCCATATCTCAAACCAGTATCAGTCTTAGT AGTGGTTCCCACTGCGGGGTGTCCGTTGGTGAAGATGGCCCCTCCCAGATGGCCCTGGAAGATCTAGACATGTTCCAAAGCATCCCCAGTTGCACTGTTTTCTATCCAAGTGACGCCGTCTCGACAGAGCGTTCTGTTTGTCTGGCTGCCAACCCCAAAGGAATGTGCTTCGTTCGGACCAGCTGGCCGGAAACTGCAGTTATCTATATACCACAAGAAAATTTTGAGATGGGACGGGCCACGGTCATCCGCCACAGTGTTAATGACAATGTCACGGTTATTGGAGCTGGAGTTACTCTGCCTGAAGCCTTAGCGGCTGCCGATGCCATTTCTCAACAGGGTATTTCTCTCTGTGTCATTGACCCGTTTACCATTAAACCCCTGGATGCTGCCACCATCATATCCAGTGCAAAAGCTACAGGCGGCCGGGTTATCACGGTGGAGAATCACTACCGAGAAGCTGGCATTGGAGAAGCCGTCTGTGCAGCCGTCTCTGGGGAGCCTGGCATCCACGTTCATCAGCTGGCAGTGTCAGGAGTGCCTAAAAAAAGCGGGAAACCTAGTGAATTGCTGGATATGTTTGGAATCAGTGCTAGACACATCATAGCAGCTGTGAAATCCACTTTAATGAACTCAAATAGCTGA